One window from the genome of Antricoccus suffuscus encodes:
- a CDS encoding MFS transporter: MAMKDIGRQTFSSLRNPNYRLYFSGQAVSMIGTWMQRVAQSWLVLQLTGSGTALGVVVAMQTLPVLLLGPYGGVVADRLDKRKLMIGLQSMMGVLALALGVLTVTGTITIWMVYGLALLLGLNTCFENPARQSFILELVGPDDLRNAVSLNSVLVNVARAIGPAVAGLVIATGGLGICFLVNAVSFIPVVASLMRLDVSALQPSEPAVRAKGQMREGFSYVWRTPELRAPLLMMALVGCLAYEFNVVLPIVAEQTFNGGAQTFGFMTAAMGVGAVVGGLFVAARGTTGLRALITSAGVFGLAILAAALAPYLWIEMIALALVGAASISFMARGNSTLQLEAAPTMRGRVMALWAVAFLGSTPIGGPIAGWITEQFGGRAGLILGAAACFVAVGLGEWISRRSRRPALVAQVADEQPLDEEAVAPKAV, from the coding sequence ATGGCGATGAAGGACATCGGGCGGCAGACGTTCTCGTCGCTGCGTAACCCCAACTACCGGCTGTATTTCAGTGGCCAGGCCGTCTCGATGATCGGCACCTGGATGCAGCGGGTCGCTCAGTCGTGGCTGGTGCTCCAGCTGACCGGCTCCGGTACGGCGCTGGGCGTCGTCGTGGCGATGCAGACGCTGCCGGTGCTGTTGCTGGGCCCGTACGGCGGGGTGGTGGCCGACCGCTTGGACAAACGCAAGCTGATGATCGGGCTGCAGTCGATGATGGGGGTCCTGGCCCTCGCCCTCGGCGTACTCACCGTGACGGGCACGATCACCATCTGGATGGTCTACGGTCTTGCCCTCTTGCTTGGGCTGAACACCTGCTTTGAGAATCCCGCCCGCCAGTCGTTCATCCTGGAATTGGTTGGTCCCGACGATCTCCGTAACGCGGTAAGCCTCAACTCGGTGCTGGTCAACGTCGCGCGGGCGATCGGCCCCGCGGTCGCCGGCCTCGTCATTGCCACCGGTGGCCTGGGTATCTGTTTCTTGGTCAACGCGGTGAGCTTCATACCCGTCGTAGCGTCGTTGATGCGCCTCGACGTGTCGGCACTACAACCGTCCGAGCCAGCGGTTCGCGCAAAAGGTCAGATGCGCGAAGGGTTCTCCTACGTGTGGCGTACGCCGGAGCTGCGGGCGCCGCTGCTGATGATGGCGCTGGTTGGGTGCCTTGCCTATGAGTTCAACGTGGTGCTGCCGATCGTCGCAGAACAGACCTTCAATGGCGGTGCGCAGACCTTCGGGTTCATGACCGCGGCGATGGGCGTAGGCGCGGTTGTCGGTGGGCTTTTCGTCGCCGCGCGAGGCACGACCGGGCTGCGTGCGCTGATCACCTCGGCCGGCGTCTTCGGCTTGGCGATTCTGGCGGCCGCGCTCGCGCCGTACCTCTGGATCGAGATGATCGCGCTCGCACTTGTCGGCGCCGCCAGCATCAGTTTCATGGCGCGCGGTAACAGCACCCTTCAACTCGAGGCGGCGCCAACGATGCGCGGCCGGGTGATGGCGCTGTGGGCGGTGGCCTTCCTTGGCTCGACGCCGATTGGCGGCCCGATCGCCGGGTGGATCACCGAGCAGTTCGGCGGGCGAGCGGGTCTGATCCTCGGCGCGGCAGCTTGTTTTGTCGCGGTAGGGCTCGGTGAGTGGATCAGCCGGCGAAGCCGCCGGCCGGCACTCGTTGCACAGGTCGCCGATGAACAACCGCTCGACGAAGAGGCCGTCGCACCGAAAGCCGTGTGA
- the paaB gene encoding 1,2-phenylacetyl-CoA epoxidase subunit PaaB: protein MSERNTDYGSAERWPLWEVFVRSRRGLSHNHVGSLHAPDAQMALRNARDLYTRRQEGVSIWVVPSADITASSPDEKDEFFDPAGDKIFRYPTFYKLPAEVDHM from the coding sequence ATGAGCGAGCGGAACACAGACTACGGGTCCGCCGAGCGTTGGCCGCTGTGGGAGGTCTTCGTGCGCAGTCGCCGCGGCCTGTCGCACAACCACGTTGGATCGCTGCACGCCCCCGACGCACAGATGGCGCTGCGCAATGCCCGCGATCTCTACACGCGTCGCCAGGAGGGCGTGTCGATCTGGGTCGTGCCGTCGGCGGATATCACCGCGTCCAGCCCGGACGAGAAGGACGAGTTCTTCGATCCGGCCGGCGACAAGATCTTCCGCTACCCGACGTTCTACAAACTGCCGGCCGAAGTGGACCACATGTGA
- a CDS encoding enoyl-CoA hydratase/isomerase family protein encodes MGDISYDVTDGIALVTIDRPEKRNAMTYAVLGEFIEAIQRAGADDGARAVVVTGAGGAFCAGTDLGALAATPEGQRSRRDAATDEPWPLAACPKPVVAAVDGAAVGMGAEFTVQCDARVASTRARFAWNFVHRGLVPDTGAGSWLLPRQVGLPTALRFLYSGEFVSAEEALACGYVAEVVEPDEVVPRARRLASALSQGSPFATRRVKQLVYDGLARDVPHHMDAHKATLQECFASEDHREGVASFLERREPKFVGR; translated from the coding sequence GTGGGCGACATTTCTTATGACGTGACCGACGGCATTGCGCTGGTGACGATTGATCGTCCGGAGAAGCGGAATGCGATGACCTACGCAGTCCTTGGCGAATTCATCGAGGCAATTCAGCGGGCGGGGGCCGACGATGGGGCGCGAGCGGTCGTCGTCACCGGCGCTGGAGGCGCGTTCTGTGCCGGTACGGATCTCGGCGCCTTGGCCGCCACGCCGGAGGGGCAGCGGAGCCGGCGCGACGCCGCTACCGACGAGCCATGGCCGCTCGCGGCTTGTCCCAAGCCGGTCGTCGCCGCGGTCGACGGCGCCGCGGTCGGCATGGGCGCGGAGTTCACCGTCCAGTGTGATGCCCGAGTCGCGAGCACTCGCGCGCGGTTTGCGTGGAACTTCGTGCACCGCGGCCTGGTGCCGGACACCGGCGCCGGCTCATGGCTGCTGCCGCGTCAGGTCGGGCTGCCCACGGCATTACGCTTCCTGTATTCCGGCGAATTCGTATCAGCGGAGGAGGCCCTCGCTTGCGGCTATGTCGCCGAAGTCGTGGAGCCGGATGAGGTTGTGCCTCGGGCGCGTCGGCTTGCATCAGCGCTATCTCAAGGATCGCCATTCGCGACCCGGCGGGTGAAGCAGCTTGTCTATGATGGGCTCGCTCGCGATGTACCTCACCACATGGACGCTCACAAGGCGACGCTGCAGGAATGCTTCGCCTCCGAAGACCATCGCGAGGGTGTCGCGTCGTTTCTCGAACGGCGCGAGCCGAAGTTTGTCGGTCGGTGA
- a CDS encoding long-chain-fatty-acid--CoA ligase gives MSASQMLVSDIVAFTAQREPDQPALQYGDRIYSYASLADRITQSANALLSIARQGDRIAILAENRPEYVELYYSVPRAGMGLVFLNYRLSTREIEHIVRDSGAAVLITEPEYLEVAQSVAAQVGALQIVMLGVDEDNTPADVTAYDELLARGSTQEPDIQVRGDDLAWIIYTSGTTGRPKGAMLSHANLVAAACNSAMGWPSEVAGPLLFPWPLCHVAGYGILVTHLRGRFLVLMRRYDPKGLLEQIEKYQIAETSVAPTMFSQLLRHPDFDKYDVSSIRRIGYGAAPMPAEVLRQGMARFPNAAFSTGFGMTELSGNVLYHPSAQHVRGLTEKPELLVSVGRPMPLAMLRIVDDRMQDVATGTVGELVVRGPQVTIGYWNNQVATQEAFEGGWFHTGDLARNDDEGNWYIVDRKKDMILTGGENVYSREVEEVIYEHPAVAEAAVVGVPDETWGENVVAAVQLRAGATATAEEIIEHCRASLAGYKKPKRVLFVDELPRNAAGKILKRELRELAAQSTEE, from the coding sequence ATGTCCGCAAGTCAGATGCTGGTCAGCGATATCGTGGCGTTCACCGCGCAGCGCGAGCCGGACCAACCGGCGTTGCAGTACGGCGATCGAATATATAGCTACGCAAGTCTCGCGGACCGCATTACCCAGTCGGCTAATGCTCTGCTGAGCATTGCCCGGCAGGGTGACCGGATCGCGATTCTGGCCGAGAATCGGCCTGAGTACGTCGAGTTGTACTACTCCGTCCCCCGAGCAGGGATGGGGCTGGTCTTCCTTAACTATCGGCTCAGTACGCGCGAAATTGAGCATATTGTTCGCGACTCCGGTGCCGCCGTCCTCATCACCGAGCCGGAGTATCTCGAGGTCGCCCAATCGGTGGCGGCGCAGGTCGGCGCGCTCCAGATTGTGATGCTTGGGGTCGACGAGGACAACACTCCTGCAGACGTTACGGCGTACGACGAACTGTTGGCCCGCGGTTCGACCCAGGAGCCGGACATCCAAGTCCGAGGGGATGATCTGGCCTGGATCATCTATACAAGTGGCACTACCGGTCGGCCGAAGGGCGCAATGCTGTCGCACGCGAACCTGGTCGCGGCCGCGTGCAACTCGGCGATGGGTTGGCCAAGTGAGGTTGCCGGTCCGCTCCTGTTCCCGTGGCCGCTGTGTCACGTCGCGGGCTACGGGATCCTGGTGACTCATTTGAGGGGACGGTTCCTAGTCCTCATGCGCAGGTATGACCCGAAGGGTTTGTTGGAGCAGATCGAGAAATACCAGATCGCGGAAACATCTGTGGCGCCGACGATGTTTAGCCAACTCCTTCGACATCCTGACTTCGACAAGTACGACGTCAGCAGCATTCGACGTATCGGCTACGGCGCCGCCCCGATGCCTGCCGAGGTGTTGCGACAGGGCATGGCCCGATTTCCGAACGCCGCTTTCTCGACCGGTTTCGGCATGACCGAGCTGTCGGGAAACGTGCTCTACCACCCGAGCGCGCAGCACGTGCGTGGGTTGACTGAGAAGCCGGAACTGTTGGTCTCGGTGGGCAGGCCGATGCCGTTAGCCATGCTTCGAATAGTGGATGACCGCATGCAGGACGTCGCGACCGGAACGGTAGGGGAGCTCGTCGTGCGCGGGCCTCAAGTCACGATCGGTTATTGGAACAACCAGGTCGCAACCCAAGAGGCGTTTGAGGGCGGCTGGTTTCATACTGGCGATCTGGCGCGGAACGATGACGAAGGAAACTGGTACATCGTCGATCGCAAGAAGGACATGATTCTGACCGGCGGTGAGAATGTCTACTCGCGCGAGGTCGAAGAAGTGATCTACGAGCATCCCGCGGTCGCCGAGGCTGCCGTGGTCGGCGTACCCGATGAGACGTGGGGTGAAAACGTAGTAGCCGCCGTGCAACTGCGTGCCGGCGCGACGGCAACGGCAGAGGAGATCATTGAGCATTGCAGGGCAAGTCTGGCGGGGTACAAGAAGCCCAAAAGGGTTCTATTCGTGGACGAACTGCCCCGAAATGCCGCCGGCAAGATTCTGAAACGTGAACTTCGCGAGCTGGCTGCGCAATCGACCGAAGAATGA
- the paaE gene encoding 1,2-phenylacetyl-CoA epoxidase subunit PaaE, which translates to MANAHDFHALTVSGLERITDDSVAISFDVPDELADLYAFSPGQHLTIRRREAGEEVRRSYSICCSPGSGRLRVAVRSLPEGVFSTYALNELEVGERLDVMTPAGSFTTGFAPDRRRHYAMVAAGSGITPVLSLVATALEVEPNSEVTLVYGNRTTSSIMFIEEIADLKDKYADRFQIINLLSREDIGVEMLSGRIDAPRLARICEALMPVESVDEWFLCGPFEMVIGVRDWLKDNSVKPANVHFELFHVEDSPRERRPRKEVAAPEDLSKITFIMGGVSSSFDLERDTVPILDAALGVRADVPFACKGGVCGTCRCRLVEGEVEMERNYALEPEELDRGIRLACQSRPLTDKVTVDFDV; encoded by the coding sequence ATGGCTAACGCTCACGACTTCCACGCGCTCACCGTGTCCGGGCTGGAGCGCATCACCGACGACTCGGTTGCGATCAGCTTCGACGTACCCGATGAATTGGCGGACCTGTATGCCTTCTCGCCCGGTCAGCACCTGACCATCAGGCGAAGGGAGGCCGGCGAGGAAGTGCGCCGCTCCTACTCCATCTGTTGCTCCCCGGGCTCGGGCCGGCTGCGCGTCGCCGTACGGTCGCTGCCTGAGGGCGTTTTTTCGACGTACGCGTTAAATGAGCTCGAGGTGGGGGAGCGGCTCGATGTCATGACTCCTGCCGGATCGTTCACTACCGGCTTCGCGCCGGACCGACGTCGCCACTATGCAATGGTCGCGGCCGGCAGCGGAATCACGCCGGTCCTCTCCCTTGTCGCCACCGCACTCGAGGTCGAACCCAACTCCGAGGTCACGCTCGTCTACGGCAACCGCACCACCTCCTCGATCATGTTTATCGAGGAGATCGCGGACCTCAAAGACAAGTACGCCGATCGATTCCAGATCATCAACCTGCTCAGCCGGGAAGATATCGGTGTCGAGATGCTTTCCGGGAGGATCGATGCGCCCCGACTAGCCAGGATCTGCGAGGCGCTGATGCCCGTCGAGTCGGTGGACGAATGGTTCTTATGCGGACCTTTCGAGATGGTGATCGGCGTACGCGACTGGCTCAAGGACAACAGCGTCAAGCCCGCCAACGTGCACTTCGAACTCTTCCACGTCGAGGACTCGCCACGCGAACGACGGCCTCGCAAGGAAGTCGCGGCCCCGGAAGACCTCAGCAAGATCACGTTCATCATGGGCGGGGTGTCCTCGTCGTTCGACCTCGAACGCGACACCGTCCCGATCCTCGACGCGGCGCTCGGCGTGCGTGCCGACGTACCGTTCGCCTGCAAGGGCGGCGTGTGCGGCACGTGTCGATGCCGCCTGGTTGAGGGCGAGGTCGAGATGGAACGCAACTATGCCCTCGAACCAGAGGAGCTTGACCGCGGGATCCGACTCGCGTGCCAGTCGCGCCCGCTGACCGACAAGGTCACCGTCGACTTCGATGTCTGA
- a CDS encoding DUF6285 domain-containing protein has protein sequence MNLHGRPTTAELASAVQEFLRDEIMPALDGRLRFHTLVAANVLAIIERELTLGPDQQAEHEARLAEFDVSDDVKLAAAIRSGALDGRSAEVVEALWESVVAKVTVANPKYLATPA, from the coding sequence ATGAACTTGCACGGGCGGCCAACCACCGCGGAACTCGCTTCAGCGGTGCAGGAGTTTCTGCGCGACGAAATCATGCCGGCGCTCGACGGGCGGTTGCGGTTCCACACCCTCGTCGCGGCCAACGTCCTCGCCATCATCGAGCGAGAGCTCACCCTCGGGCCCGATCAGCAGGCAGAGCACGAGGCCCGACTAGCCGAGTTTGATGTCAGTGACGATGTCAAACTCGCCGCAGCGATCCGCAGTGGAGCGCTCGATGGACGCTCCGCTGAGGTAGTCGAAGCGTTATGGGAGTCGGTCGTCGCTAAGGTGACGGTCGCGAATCCTAAATACCTAGCGACCCCGGCATAA
- a CDS encoding TetR family transcriptional regulator produces MDDSLYSPDDGLTGAKILASAVEAIAARGYHGTSIRDIAAIAKVSSGSIYHHFGSKHDLLVTIINRGGAALLAATEQALFDAPNEPAERLKAIVRIHVGRHAQYSKESLIGNSELRSLSPSARELVVSQRDGQQRMFDRVVIDGVEKGVFLAPDPIEAARFISSACTAVAGWFNPKGPATVDEIIERYQRVALNAVQYQGPGR; encoded by the coding sequence GTGGACGACTCTCTTTACAGTCCCGATGACGGACTCACGGGGGCAAAAATCCTCGCATCCGCGGTAGAGGCCATTGCCGCGCGGGGCTATCACGGCACGTCGATCCGGGATATCGCTGCGATCGCGAAGGTCAGCTCGGGATCCATCTATCACCATTTCGGCTCCAAGCACGACCTTCTCGTCACCATCATTAATCGCGGCGGCGCCGCTCTTTTGGCCGCGACCGAACAAGCCCTGTTTGACGCGCCCAACGAGCCGGCGGAACGGCTGAAGGCAATCGTTCGGATTCACGTCGGTCGGCACGCCCAATACTCCAAAGAGAGCTTGATCGGGAACTCAGAGCTACGAAGCCTCAGCCCGTCCGCGCGTGAGTTGGTTGTCTCGCAGCGCGACGGTCAGCAGCGCATGTTCGACCGCGTCGTCATAGATGGCGTGGAAAAGGGCGTCTTTCTCGCACCGGACCCCATCGAAGCGGCGCGCTTTATCTCATCTGCGTGCACGGCAGTCGCCGGGTGGTTCAACCCGAAGGGTCCTGCGACCGTGGACGAGATCATCGAACGGTATCAACGGGTAGCGCTGAATGCTGTGCAATACCAGGGCCCCGGCCGCTAG
- the paaA gene encoding 1,2-phenylacetyl-CoA epoxidase subunit PaaA: MTVTSHRPTAGDQQSDFDATIAADGRIEPRDWMPDRYRATLIRQIAQHAHSEIIGMQPEGNWLTRAPSLERKSILLAKVQDEAGHGLYLYAAAETLGMSRDEMLDLLHSGGQKYSSIFNYPTLTWADNGAIGWLVDGAAIVNQVPLCRASYGPYARAMIRICKEESFHQRQGFSILLALARGTDEQKAMAQDAVNRWWWPSLMMFGPPDGESPNSADSMAWGIKRFSNDELRQRFVDMTVPQAEILGITLPDPELRWDEESGHYAFGALDWSEFKRVLRGDGPNNAERVRRRKAAHDDGAWVREAATAYAAKQAARMEQSA; encoded by the coding sequence GTGACCGTGACATCCCACCGGCCCACCGCCGGTGACCAGCAGAGCGACTTCGATGCCACCATCGCCGCCGATGGTCGCATCGAGCCGCGCGATTGGATGCCCGATCGTTACCGGGCGACGCTGATCCGGCAGATCGCGCAACACGCGCACTCGGAGATCATTGGCATGCAGCCCGAAGGCAACTGGCTGACCCGGGCGCCATCGCTTGAACGTAAGTCGATCCTGCTGGCGAAGGTGCAGGACGAGGCCGGTCACGGGCTCTACCTGTACGCCGCCGCCGAGACGCTCGGCATGAGCCGCGACGAGATGCTCGACCTGCTGCACTCCGGCGGGCAGAAGTACTCCTCGATCTTTAACTATCCGACACTGACCTGGGCCGACAACGGCGCGATTGGCTGGCTCGTCGACGGTGCCGCGATCGTCAATCAGGTGCCGCTATGCCGCGCGTCGTACGGTCCCTACGCCCGCGCGATGATCCGCATCTGCAAGGAAGAGTCCTTCCATCAGCGGCAGGGGTTCTCGATTCTGCTTGCCCTCGCCCGGGGTACCGACGAGCAGAAGGCCATGGCGCAAGACGCGGTCAACCGCTGGTGGTGGCCATCGCTAATGATGTTCGGGCCACCGGACGGCGAGTCGCCCAACTCGGCGGACTCGATGGCGTGGGGGATCAAGCGATTCTCGAATGACGAGCTTCGTCAGCGTTTCGTTGATATGACTGTCCCGCAGGCCGAAATCCTCGGAATCACATTGCCTGACCCGGAACTGAGATGGGACGAGGAGTCGGGCCATTACGCATTTGGCGCGCTCGACTGGTCCGAGTTCAAGCGGGTGCTGCGCGGTGACGGGCCCAACAACGCCGAACGCGTACGGCGCCGCAAAGCCGCCCACGATGACGGTGCGTGGGTACGCGAGGCCGCGACGGCGTACGCCGCAAAACAAGCCGCGCGGATGGAGCAGTCAGCATGA
- the paaD gene encoding 1,2-phenylacetyl-CoA epoxidase subunit PaaD, with amino-acid sequence MSTTTRDLEDLSPFGYGDRSPANDIDGTDPKSAVALGPDVTPWELAADVNDPEIPALSIADLGILRAVEVSDDGGTVTVTITPTYSGCPAMKAIEHDLRRVFTEAGYREVVVDVVLAPAWTTDWITPRGLAALEESGIAPPTGTRAVAGPVSVGLSVRCPHCGDFDTEVLSQFGSTSCKALYRCNTCREPFDWFKTLR; translated from the coding sequence GTGAGTACGACGACTCGCGATCTTGAGGACCTGTCACCGTTCGGGTATGGTGACCGCTCCCCGGCTAACGACATCGACGGGACAGATCCGAAGAGCGCAGTTGCCCTCGGCCCTGACGTGACGCCATGGGAGCTTGCCGCGGACGTCAACGACCCCGAGATTCCGGCGCTGAGCATCGCCGACTTGGGTATCTTGCGTGCCGTGGAGGTGTCGGACGATGGCGGCACCGTTACGGTGACAATCACGCCGACGTACTCCGGATGCCCCGCTATGAAGGCGATCGAACACGACCTGCGTCGAGTGTTCACCGAGGCCGGCTATCGGGAGGTCGTCGTTGACGTCGTACTCGCACCGGCGTGGACAACAGACTGGATCACCCCACGCGGGCTGGCGGCTCTCGAGGAGTCGGGCATCGCGCCACCCACCGGCACTCGAGCCGTCGCAGGCCCGGTGTCTGTCGGGCTGTCTGTGCGGTGTCCGCACTGCGGTGACTTCGATACCGAGGTGCTCTCCCAATTCGGCTCGACCTCGTGCAAAGCCCTGTATAGATGCAATACATGCCGTGAACCCTTCGACTGGTTCAAAACACTTCGCTAG
- a CDS encoding MarR family winged helix-turn-helix transcriptional regulator — MPQRFESEEVARLRIALTRIARTMDREVEGGGLTRTQLWVLGTVARLGPLGLGELAELEHLNPTMLSRIVGKLSDAGLVRRVADPDDRRAARVEVTDAGRDLHVRRRAERTKLLAGLLAQVPASDAAALLDVLPALEALSVVRPQKASPVSTS; from the coding sequence GTGCCGCAGAGGTTCGAGAGTGAAGAAGTGGCGCGGCTGCGCATCGCGCTCACCAGAATCGCCCGCACGATGGACCGCGAGGTCGAAGGCGGCGGGCTGACTCGCACCCAGTTGTGGGTGCTCGGCACCGTCGCTCGCCTCGGTCCGCTCGGATTGGGAGAGCTCGCCGAGCTCGAACATCTCAACCCGACGATGCTGTCGCGGATCGTCGGCAAGCTGTCCGATGCCGGTCTGGTACGCCGGGTCGCCGATCCCGACGACCGCCGAGCGGCCAGAGTCGAGGTCACCGACGCCGGGCGGGATTTGCACGTACGCCGCAGGGCGGAGCGCACCAAGTTGCTGGCCGGGTTGCTGGCGCAGGTGCCGGCAAGCGATGCGGCGGCGCTGCTCGACGTACTTCCGGCTCTGGAAGCGCTGTCGGTCGTTCGACCTCAGAAGGCTAGTCCGGTGTCCACCTCGTGA
- the paaC gene encoding 1,2-phenylacetyl-CoA epoxidase subunit PaaC, with protein MGAVPEFAGERYAAETYSPLVDLTLRLGDDALVLSQRLMEWVASAPVLEEDVAIANIALDLLGQGRMLISYAGSIMSPPKSEDELAYLRQAREFRSSHLVEIPRGDFAQTMARQLVFSTYQSLLYAELTHSTDATIAAIAAKASKEVRYHLDHATQWVLRLGDGTDESHERMQAGLDVVWPYVDELFDADSGVEVYDGPQTDEKLRPLIDAGVCPDFGALREPCIDQLTAVIETATLTVPQTKWHARGGRRGVHTSDLDFLLAEMQSVHRAYPGATW; from the coding sequence ATGGGCGCCGTCCCTGAATTCGCCGGTGAGCGGTACGCCGCAGAGACCTACTCGCCGCTCGTCGATCTCACGCTGAGACTGGGCGACGACGCGCTCGTGCTCAGTCAGCGCCTGATGGAGTGGGTCGCGAGCGCGCCTGTACTCGAGGAGGACGTCGCGATCGCCAACATCGCCCTCGACCTGCTCGGGCAGGGCCGGATGCTCATCTCGTACGCCGGATCCATTATGTCGCCGCCGAAGTCCGAGGACGAGCTTGCCTACCTGCGACAGGCGCGCGAGTTTCGTTCAAGTCATTTGGTGGAGATCCCGCGCGGAGACTTCGCCCAGACAATGGCGCGGCAGCTGGTCTTTTCGACCTACCAGTCCCTGCTCTACGCCGAGCTCACGCACTCGACCGACGCGACAATCGCTGCCATTGCAGCAAAGGCCAGCAAGGAAGTGCGCTACCACCTTGACCACGCAACGCAATGGGTGCTCCGCCTCGGTGACGGCACCGACGAGTCACACGAGCGGATGCAGGCCGGGCTCGACGTGGTGTGGCCGTATGTCGATGAGCTCTTTGACGCGGATTCCGGCGTCGAGGTCTACGACGGCCCGCAGACCGACGAGAAGCTTCGCCCGCTCATCGACGCCGGCGTGTGCCCGGACTTCGGGGCGCTGCGCGAGCCGTGCATCGACCAGCTCACAGCGGTGATCGAGACGGCGACATTGACTGTCCCCCAGACGAAGTGGCATGCCCGCGGTGGCCGGCGCGGCGTACACACCTCCGACCTGGACTTCCTGCTCGCCGAGATGCAGTCCGTGCACCGCGCCTACCCTGGAGCGACCTGGTGA
- a CDS encoding phosphotransferase family protein, translated as MTDVKPLAARLATLLADEFADPGLEIRALRQLTGGASRETWAFEAAYGGTVKPLILRRDPPSAPRPDLMLIEAAALREAARVGVPEPEVVTTSGDPQILGAPFVLMHYVDGETLARKILREDAFAAVRPQLAAQCGEILAQIHTMDIDALPGLYEEYDVLTTMRSRLDELGWPSPTLELALRWLEDHRPAPTGRTVVHGDFRHGNLIIDPDGVRAVLDWEVVHIGDPMEDLGWMCVRAWRFGAPLPVGGFGEYDDLYRAYERVSGTPVDPDSAFWWQVLGTVRWGIGCMAQAERHLSGITRSVELAAIGRRVCEQEYDVLLLLRDRLAGASA; from the coding sequence ATGACCGACGTAAAGCCGCTCGCGGCCCGGTTGGCCACCCTGCTAGCCGACGAATTCGCGGACCCAGGCCTCGAGATCCGGGCGTTGCGACAGCTCACCGGCGGCGCCAGTCGTGAGACTTGGGCGTTCGAGGCGGCATATGGCGGCACAGTGAAACCGCTGATTCTTCGGCGCGATCCGCCCAGCGCACCGCGACCGGATCTCATGCTGATCGAAGCGGCGGCGCTGCGAGAGGCGGCGCGGGTAGGCGTCCCCGAGCCTGAGGTGGTGACCACGAGCGGCGACCCACAGATCTTGGGCGCGCCGTTCGTCCTGATGCATTACGTCGACGGTGAAACGCTCGCCCGCAAGATCTTGCGCGAAGATGCGTTTGCGGCAGTCCGGCCGCAGCTTGCGGCGCAGTGCGGGGAGATTCTGGCGCAGATCCACACGATGGATATCGACGCTCTGCCTGGCCTATATGAAGAGTACGACGTACTCACGACTATGCGGTCCCGACTGGACGAGCTCGGGTGGCCTAGCCCCACGCTGGAGCTCGCGCTTCGTTGGCTTGAGGATCATCGGCCTGCGCCTACCGGCCGCACCGTCGTACACGGCGACTTTCGGCACGGCAATCTCATTATCGACCCCGACGGTGTCCGCGCGGTGCTCGATTGGGAGGTCGTGCACATCGGCGACCCGATGGAAGACCTCGGCTGGATGTGCGTGCGCGCCTGGCGTTTCGGGGCACCGCTGCCGGTTGGCGGGTTCGGCGAGTACGACGACCTTTATCGCGCATACGAGCGAGTGTCAGGGACTCCGGTCGACCCAGACTCTGCCTTTTGGTGGCAGGTGCTCGGGACCGTGCGGTGGGGCATTGGCTGCATGGCTCAGGCAGAACGCCACCTATCTGGCATTACGCGCTCAGTAGAGCTCGCCGCGATCGGGCGCCGTGTATGCGAGCAAGAGTACGACGTACTTCTGCTGCTGCGCGACCGGTTAGCGGGTGCATCGGCATGA